GGTCTACCTAAGCCATTTTAGCCAGTGTAACCCACCGCCCATGATtaatcttaagatgagttgtcagtattggCTGCGATACTAAATGCATCgtgaaatcaaattttgatttaacaGCAGTAAAGACTGATACTTGCAGTCAAGATCAATCTTTATTAAAATAAAGCCCAGATGTACattataatttaaataaaaataattacacagcatttataaaggcgCACTAAATCTGGtgtaaaaccattcaaaggcgccggccAAGATGGAAAAGAGGGAATTCTCATTGTGTGTGTCAAATGGGTAATTTGTACCAAACAGTGCAGCCTATTACCTCCGCCATTTTAGCAAGTGTAACCCAATCTTCTTTATATATTACCTCAGCCATTTTAGCGAGTGTAACCCAGTCTTCTTTATTAAAGCTGCACATGATGCTAGCAATGACAATCTTTTCCGGGAAGTCATCTTTAAGTTCTCGGACACTCTGGCACCAGTAGGTAGCGGTCTTCTCACTGACCAGTTCAATGTTTAGGAAGGAACCCTGACCAGGGCCAAACATATGGCCCGATGTGGTGCCCCGAACAATGCGAGGAGACACGTTGGTCACAATGTcctgagaaaaaaatacaaattgaaaGTGTATAACCCTACATTAACCCTTGTTCTGCTAAATAATTTTTATATTAGTGTCCACGTAGAGGTGTCggtattcaattcaaatctgaTACTTGTACCATACAAGGCAaaattcttaaatatttttcgCTACTCTGCTTGACTATGACACCGTGGAATGGAAACTGTCTAATCATGATTACATGACACTGCTAACCACAGAATACCGTGCTTAATAGCTCAAAGAATCACACTCTTCTTGAATACATAGTAACtacaataataatgaaataatacaaatttttacaaatgtGTTCTGCATGTGGATGAGTTAAAACTCAGTCAGGATGATAAACCAATACTTACTTTGAGCATGGTGAAGGTTTTAGTGACAGCGAATCCCCAACCTGCCTCGAAGGCTCGTCGTATCATGGCTGCTGATGTGGTGGGTGGGGCACTAGCCAGGCCAAAGGGGTTCTCAAACTTCAGCCCACAAATCTCCATGCTGATGTCAACGGTGTCGATTGGGGTGTAGAATTTGGGAAGCTTAGGGATGGCTTGGACCGGAAGACCGTGCAGGGACTGGAAGAAAACATTAACATGAATTTGTTGATGTAACAGAATGCAATCATACATCGAGTTGGTACAGTGGTatctttccctgccttttatGTCTAGGACCCCGGTTGGAATCCCACAGTTCCTgtacctgattgcatgggttttccctaaCTAACTTCTCAGGtgtttttctcccacatctaaatttgaaacttccttccttgtcttctctcaatTAGTCTTTTTAAGGCTTAGatacaggattcaaactgcctctagctaccggacaaTCTCAGTCGCCCTGACCCAGGCCTAAGTCAAACTCGCACTAACCCAGGCCTAGCTCACACTCCCCCTCAGTAGGTTTGTTCTCACCTGTAGGTATTTATGCATGAACCATGCAGCAGTTTTACCATCGTTGACTGATTCTACAGTAGTGTTAGCCTGTCCAGCTATATCACCGCCACCAAACACCCACGGCTCACTGCTCTGCATAGTGTCTGGACTAATCTCTGGTAGACCCCAGGAATTGAACTTAATGGGGGCCATGGCTGATTTCACTGGAAGAATAATGAAAGTATGACTGTATTTAAACAACGTGTAGTGTACAGTAAGTGCAATGTGTGGGTGTTGAGGTTGCGTAGTGGAatctttcctcaccttccacctctaggaccccggtaGGAATCACGCCGGGAGCACTATGTGAATTGAgtttttagtccctacctgactgcgcgggttttccctggaataattctttgAGGTCTTTCTAaaactaaaactgaaacttcattCTTGGCTAGAACAGTCATTTAACTCTCTATAAGTCTAGTACCTTGTTCGTTCAGAAGTGTAGAGCCAAACGCAGAGATAATGAAATCAGCCTTCAGACGGACAGTCTGTTCCTCATCTTCTACCCATTTCCCATTGTCATCTTGTTCAGTACGACACAGCTCCAGCCCAGTGATCCGATTAGCCTTCAAGATGACCTTCCTTGGAGACAGGAATGGCATGAACTCACATCTCTCCTCCCTGGCAAGTTCCATCTACAAGAATAGACGACTCATAGAATTAAACTTACGATCACGgtataaaaaattaaacaagtttGATAGTTAGTTCTTATAATGATGTTGGACTTTGTCAGAGTGAGGAAGATTCCTAACtcgaaaaataatattttgagaatgTAAGTACAGCGATTCAAAGAGAACAGGTGATGGCCGCGACTCCAGGAGTGCGTCCCCATTTGAGAATGAGGTGTCCATGGTTGTAAGTCCTTGCATAATGATGATGAAGTACAGAGATAAGCggttttgccataaaaacaatacaCAATGACAAGATACATGTAGGACATGTAACGTTCACATCTatgcctttgaaactttgaacaTGTTATTTCTATTTATTGTCGTCTTTGTTTTAGTGTTCCTATGTACCCCCCTGGTGGTgcaattttatgttttttttctgtgcaattattatcaatatttttaccttgtaatgccacattattcagctttgtgctgccagttgtttttgtaacaaaaatgaatgaatgaatgcatGAAAATGtgaaatgaaagagaaaaaaaatctcaatttacccagaaatatttatttaagagacaacattttggggttaggctgttttgccatggaaGGGCCATGCTGCCAATCCgagtggggggaggggggggggttcacaCAAGAAATACACAACAAACCTCTTCTGGTACAGCCCTGATGGTCGTGAAGCCCTTACGGAAGACAATGTAGACACGTTTAGCTCCACAGCGGAGGGCCGATGTGGCACAGTCAAAGGCAGTGTCACCAGCACCGAGAACAATGACATTACCATGAAGCTGAGGAAGCTGAGACTTGCAAGAACACATACCTTAGGTGTCAAATCAGAGGAGTGAGTTAGTATTAAGCCTCTTGAAATCTGGGCCTTATTTGGTACAGCTGTTTAATTTGCTCATTTTATTCTTACTGAAGTGATGCTAAACATAACCACAGAAGTAGGCATGCTACATGTAACCTTTAGtttcttattgtaaacaaatgaATGACGTAGCAATGTTAATTCATGGTAAGCGTGCTATTTTTCTtacttacctgtgaaatacactttgGCTTAGGCACATTCTTCTGCTATAAAAGCATGAacatttgcttactgttaaacAGCGATATGAAATTGCAAACCTTCCAAACCATGCTTCCAATGGTTGGTAAATAACATTGCGGAACATACAGCGTGTCGGAACATACAATCATTAGCTAAAACTATGTGATAGCATAAATATTTCCTGCATAATGCATACCACTTACCTGCCTTGCTGGCTTTGGATACAACAGGAAGATAATCCTTAGAGGTATAGAACCCCTGCTCCAGAGTCAGGCCATCAAAGACTGCTATACGCTTAGCCTCTGGTAGTCCAATACCCAAGAAGACGGCCTCGTACCCAGACTCCTTCAAGGATTCAACAGTCAGGCCATTTCCACCAAGACTTTTGCCATGTTCAACCTATTATCCAATGAGAAAAAGAATTATGCAAATACTAACACATTAAATTGTTTGcacaaaatacatttatttttggCATAAACCAAGACAAATAATTTAATCTTGAGGTGTGAACTTTGTAGTTAAAATGGTGGCCACTACAAATACCTCATAAAAGTTAAATCAGAGgaattgttttgtaaataaattgtattattttgtaaatataatcTAGGATGGCTTCAGTGCTAATTTATTTCTACATCACTTTCTGCAACCAGAAACCCAATGGGTTTGCTGTGACAATTGCGCAGTCAACTGAAGTCGCCATTGGGGCAAAGAGGGCTAATGGCAAGACTTGTCTTAACAAAATCTTGACTTTTGTCTTAAAACCCACCTTGACTCCAAGATCTTTCATCAAGTCCACTTCAAAGGAAACCACATCATAAGCCAAGCGGAACTGAGGAATCTCAGAGGAGCTCAAACCACCGATGAaatcttctttctcgaagatgGTCACGTCAGAGTAGCCCAAACGGGCCAGAAAGGTGGCACAGCTTATGCTGGCTGGTCCGCAGCCGAGGAGAGCTATCTTGGAGTTGAAGCTCTCAGGGAGCTGGTCTGGAGGCGGGAGGGATGGGTTACGAATCTGAGGAATCTTCATAGCTTTGAAGATCTGTGGATGGGACAAGGAGATATGGTTTTATACTCTTATTAAGGACaatcctattcttcaacactgtaaaaaacAATGTGCGGACAACTAAGTCCTGATTGCTATTGTAACACCAGTATACCAGTGTACGTGTTGTGTCATTTAACCTTCAAGATAGACTTCGCTGAGGTCAATacatccttttggttggtaagcagtttggaATTACACTTTCGACACCTGCTTTTTGTCCCCTTACCTCCGTTGCAAACTGCTGCAGTCCTCCAAtgttaatagcgccctcttctgaAGCATGGAGGTTACAGCCACCAACGCAAAGGTCACTCGTAGGGCACACCATGCCGCACGTCAAACCCAACGGATTGTCAGAGAAAATGGCCTTAGATGCACCGTAGTAGTTCTATTAAAGAGACAGACAAAGCAGAACAACAAGATTTAATAcattattaatttgggttttacccttacaccaatgacCCGAGCtctgcgaaaaaaaaaaaaagccatattactcggttgggattcgaacccacgacctttgcgattctagagcagtgtctaagaTTGAGTACTTGAGACTACTGGAGACTTCCGCGTTCTAATAGAGGACGAAGACCTCTCAACTATATCGACATGATCGGTAGAGATTTGGAATCTGAATTTGGGGACCTTCCAAACATGATGAAGGATAAAGACTTCCTGCGTGACAATTACCGAATTCTTCTTGTCTTTAAAGTCATTTAGTTAGGGTTTcattttaaacaacaaaagTCCACTTAAAACGATTGTTTTCATTTGGTGATCTGGAAATTCTTGGACAGAAAGCTTGGGATAAACTGGCTAACTCTACAGCCAAACTGAATACAAATGTTGTGTACCTTATTAGCAATGCTGGTGATGAATGTCTTCACATCTAGCTGTGTAGGGCAGCTCTTCTGGCACGGGGCATCCGCGCACTTGAGGCATCTTGCCGCTTCCTTCAGGGCAGCCCGCTCACTTAATGTGGTATGCTTGATGTCATCAAAGTTATTCTCAAGGTCACCACAGGTCTgtacaaaacattaaaacagtcaaATTGAACACAGTTATCATTTGTTATTATATCTTTCTGTTGATGAAAACCAGGAACCCACAAACAGCACTGTGACCCACAGGTTTAAATATTATGTTATGAGAAGTTGAAGAGGAAATTTAGTTTTATAAAGAG
The sequence above is drawn from the Asterias amurensis chromosome 13, ASM3211899v1 genome and encodes:
- the LOC139945941 gene encoding dihydropyrimidine dehydrogenase [NADP(+)]-like, coding for MALSKDVADIENLLVLNPRVLHHASLVTTSTTKKNRKHWKRNGPISCATCGDLENNFDDIKHTTLSERAALKEAARCLKCADAPCQKSCPTQLDVKTFITSIANKNYYGASKAIFSDNPLGLTCGMVCPTSDLCVGGCNLHASEEGAINIGGLQQFATEIFKAMKIPQIRNPSLPPPDQLPESFNSKIALLGCGPASISCATFLARLGYSDVTIFEKEDFIGGLSSSEIPQFRLAYDVVSFEVDLMKDLGVKVEHGKSLGGNGLTVESLKESGYEAVFLGIGLPEAKRIAVFDGLTLEQGFYTSKDYLPVVSKASKAGMCSCKSQLPQLHGNVIVLGAGDTAFDCATSALRCGAKRVYIVFRKGFTTIRAVPEEMELAREERCEFMPFLSPRKVILKANRITGLELCRTEQDDNGKWVEDEEQTVRLKADFIISAFGSTLLNEQVKSAMAPIKFNSWGLPEISPDTMQSSEPWVFGGGDIAGQANTTVESVNDGKTAAWFMHKYLQSLHGLPVQAIPKLPKFYTPIDTVDISMEICGLKFENPFGLASAPPTTSAAMIRRAFEAGWGFAVTKTFTMLKDIVTNVSPRIVRGTTSGHMFGPGQGSFLNIELVSEKTATYWCQSVRELKDDFPEKIVIASIMCSFNKEDWVTLAKMAEDHGADALELNLSCPHGMGERGMGLACGQNPELVLNICRWVRETVKIPFFAKLTPNVTSIVEIARAAKDGGADGVTATNTVSGLMGLKGSSSAWPAVGKEQRTTYGGVSGNAIRPIALRAVSAIANALPGFPILATGGIDSADAGMQYLHSGAVALQVCSAVQNQDFTLIEDYVTGLKTLLYLESIGAFEDWDGQSPPTARHQKGKEVPKVSDIVGKHLPSFGPYQQERIRILAQHKRKLDLLDPSLEPEDPRTISKPKKPVPNVKDVIGAALDRIGSYGDLDNKQQVVALIDEEMCINCGKCYMTCNDNGYQAITFDPKTHLPHITKDCTGCTLCVSVCPIIDCITMTKRDRPYVPNRGVPMCQSV